One part of the Remersonia thermophila strain ATCC 22073 chromosome 7, whole genome shotgun sequence genome encodes these proteins:
- a CDS encoding 60S ribosomal protein eL18: protein MGIDLRKHHERGTHRTAPKSDNVYLKLLVKLYRFLARRTDAPFNKVVLRRLFTSRINRPPVSLSRIAANLKNGNEKKTVVVVGTVTDDNRLLKVPKVTVAALRVTATARARIEAAGGQVQTLDQLALEKPTGANTLLLRGPKNAREAVKHFGFGPHKHKKPYVRSKGRKFERARGRRRSRGFKV from the exons ATGG GTATCGATCTCCGGAAGCACCACGAGCGGGGCACGCACCGCACGGCCCCCAAGAGCGACAACGTCTACCTGAAGCTCTTGGTGAAGCTTTACCGCTTCCTGGCCC GCCGCACCGATGCCCCCTTCAACAAGGTtgtcctgcgccgcctcttcACGAGCCGCATCAACCGCCCCCCCGTCTCGCTGtcgcgcatcgccgccaacctTAAGAACGGCAACGAGAAGAAGaccgttgtcgttgtcggcaCCGTCACCGACGACAACCGCCTGCTGAAGGTCCCCAAGGTCACGGTTGCCGCCCTGCGcgtcaccgccaccgcccgtGCCcgcatcgaggccgccggcggccaggtccagACCCTCGACCAGCTGGCCCTTGAGAAGCCCACTGGCGCCAACACCCTTCTGCTCCGCGGCCCCAAGaacgcccgcgaggccgtcaagcACTTCGGCTTCGGTCCCCACAAGCACAAG AAGCCGTACGTCCGCTCCAAGGGCCGCAAGTTCGAGCGCGCCCGTGGCCGCAGGAGGTCTCGTGGCTTCAAGGTCTAA